In Daphnia pulicaria isolate SC F1-1A chromosome 5, SC_F0-13Bv2, whole genome shotgun sequence, a single genomic region encodes these proteins:
- the LOC124340783 gene encoding pleckstrin homology domain-containing family G member 5-like isoform X7, with protein sequence MLVSRENSGDSRSEPDSTMQLAGGSQDRLTVPAMATPALSSPIVSTVVALTNAAPTNASTPTTDESSATDPAMRRRRLSNLYKITSSEYFSVSFDCLEEPGPEEFVAASKGTSLREALAAVCMRRGVDLSNVNVYLDSSKTPLSLITTETFWLGGKHLRIKAKDGVKSPVRNVVSKPLLQHQSSRKSSGSNRSGKTSRALSGATSTEDPTAIGGDCPAHPVSGNLPVSMANLGGSGSHEGSLKGKGVKAPTRWSGLFGSTYKDTKMDLLADQLNDYSRHGIPRLPHLLTFEADEDTEEALYSLEEDWKLIVMDWTLLPERQRQQQNAIWELVQTEVAYLRTLKVITDLFMACLCNLQAAQILNEIDTERLFSNLPEIYVANRQFWAEHVFPMLKNARSARAPLDPTSLRDGFLKFDELFHPYTKYCLDQSQCQQYCKEKDHDNELFKAYLAWCETQRDCNRLRLMDILVKPMQRLTKYSLLLKAVHKKTDAEEHKPVVIEMIQSVESFVGQVNSALRQRHEQERLREILSRIESYDVVETKDEEVERLVKSHCDLDLTKPMPFCSENQRRYLLIEGDLKLRDQGTSKMDVHCFLFTDVLLICKPVARKAERVKVIRPPCLVDRLVVIELARDPAGLGLVYLNELGTASAAFSLHASEPKQSKVWLEHLRKSQELYRDAKATAAATAAHPDPSLYYDEDDDLDYPHSALLVARSPRGSSRGSRGSSLINSHRISPSLPFLTAENDELNVAVGSVDMNDPSNVNRGNLVESLEIKRASSASSEESGPHPPSTAAKQIPSPRSDRRSIISRSLHHSMSPVPTPNTLTVQVPHVKAVSNQGQSLPNLLSIAVPVPITPASGTSSGQGSSLSVSGRVHSASALNQRGVSYPPPSPRGLTRAQPVPQSRNPPLVKTRRLASVAGLINVNISDSTIQHSATVEATNPNVDLRNLTNGIGPTTPEIVTESFDLNEVGAELEDELVDAEYEDSHRQLLNAALAKRLSRNERLDHRRYHTAGAIEDIKKQDAKNHSIHKRLSWNYGQQANQTVSPNSSLSTSRLLRSGLMGSATNSDSMLSFSSSGVSSTGSLHMSTASEVEDVLELEPDVNYKMHISSTYICNSELPKTEGTNVQVRPFQDKQSHNILPCSRAGPPLPPPRSLPVPASLPLSGDLRLDVSEVCDGISSVQITVSGAECCSSPNATSPTVNGKPSRADLIRMKDLIMGDTSMEASEV encoded by the exons ATGTTGGTGTCGCGAGAGAATTCCGGGGACAGCCGCTCAGAGCCGGATTCGACTATGCAATTGGCTGGCGGTTCACAGGACCGATTGACAGTACCGGCAATGGCGACTCCGGCCCTCTCTAGTCCCATCGTTTCGACCGTCGTGGCGTTGACGAATGCCGCGCCTACCAACGCATCCACGCCGACTACGGACGAGTCGAGCGCCACAGATCCGGCCATGAGGCGTAGGCGGTTATCTAATCTTTATAAG ATCACGAGCTCCGAGTACTTCAGTGTCAGCTTTGACTGTTTGGAGGAGCCCGGACCAGAAGAATTTGTGGCCGCCTCCAAAGGGACCAGCTTAAG AGAGGCGTTGGCGGCCGTCTGCATGAGGCGTGGCGTTGATCTGTCAAACGTCAATGTCTATTTGGATTCATCCAAAACACCTCTTTCTTTGATAACGACCGAGACTTTCTGGCTGGGTGGCAAACACCTTCGGATCAAAG CCAAAGATGGCGTCAAAAGTCCGGTGCGAAATGTGGTCTCCAAGCCTCTGTTGCAGCATCAATCTTCCAGGAAAAGTTCTGGG AGTAATCGAAGCGGAAAGACGAGCCGAGCGCTTAGCGGCGCGACGAGCACCGAGGATCCGACGGCGATAGGTGGCGATTGTCCAGCCCACCCGGTTTCCGGAAATCTGCCCGTGAGCATGGCCAACTTGGGTGGCAGCGGCTCTCACGAAGGATCACTAAAAGGAAAAGGTGTCAAAGCCCCCACTCGATGGAGTGGGCTCTTTGGCTCCACTTACAAG GACACGAAGATGGACCTACTCGCCGATCAATTGAATGATTACAGCCGGCACGGTATCCCACGATTACCTCATCTCCTAACTTTCGAAGCCGACGAGGACACTGAAGAGGCACTCTACAG TTTGGAGGAAGACTGGAAACTGATCGTGATGGACTGGACTTTGCTGCCGGAACGACAGCGTCAACAGCAGAACGCCATTTGGGAACTCGTTCAGACTGAAGTGGCTTATCTACGGACCCTAAAAGTCATCACTGAC TTGTTCATGGCGTGTCTGTGCAATCTCCAAGCGGCCCAGATCCTCAACGAGATCGACACGGAGCGACTCTTCTCTAATTTGCCAGAGATTTATGTTGCGAACAGGCAATTTTGGGCCGAGCACGTATTCCCCATGCTCAAGAACGCACGCAGTGCCAGAGCCCCGCTCGATCCTACTTCCCTCCGAGACGGATTCCTGAAG TTTGACGAATTGTTCCACCCATACACCAAATACTGCCTGGACCAGAGCCAATGCCAGCAATACTGCAAGGAGAAAGATCACGATAACGAACTTTTCAAAGCCTATTTAGCG TGGTGCGAGACGCAGCGCGACTGCAACCGCCTTAGACTGATGGACATCCTGGTCAAACCCATGCAGCGACTTACCAAATATTCTCTCCTCCTCAAAGCCGTCCACAAGAAGACGGATGCTGAAGAGCACAAACCCGTTGTTATCGAAATG ATCCAAAGTGTCGAGTCATTCGTCGGTCAAGTCAACTCGGCTCTGAGACAACGGCACGAACAAGAACGCCTACGCGAAATCCTCTCTCGCATCGAATCGTATGACGTCGTCGAGACCAAGGACGAAGAAGTGGAACGTCTCGTCAAATCCCACTGCGATTTGGACCTTACCAAACCGATGCCCTTCTGCTCTGAAAACCAAAGACGCTATCTGCTGATTGAGGGCGATTTGAAACTACGCGATCAG GGAACCTCGAAGATGGACGTCCACTGTTTTCTCTTCACTGACGTTCTGCTCATTTGCAAACCAGTGGCCCGCAAAGCAGAAAGAGTCAAAGTGATTAGGCCACCTTGTTTGGTTGACCGGTTGGTTGTGATTGAGCTGGCGCGCGATCCCGCCGGTCTTGGCCTTGTCTATCTCAACGAGCTGGGAACGGCGTCGGCTGCCTTTTCTCTACACGCCTCCGAACCTAAACAGAGCAAAGTGTGGCTGGAGCATCTTCGCAAATCACAAGAACTTTATCGTGATGCTAAAGCGACAGCTGCTGCCACGGCCGCCCATCCCGATCCTTCACTCTATTACGATGAGGACGACGATCTTGATTATCCTCATTCTGCGTTGCTAGTGGCGCGCAGTCCCAGAGGTTCAAGCCGGGGTAGCCGTGGATCCTCGTTAATTAATTCGCACAG GATCAGCCCATCGCTCCCGTTCTTGACTGCTGAGAATGACGAGTTGAATGTTGCTGT CGGCTCAGTCGATATGAACGATCCATCAAATGTTAATCGAGGCAACCTGGTGGAGTCGCTGGAGATTAAACGAGCTTCGAGTGCGTCGTCCGAAGAAAGTGGACCACATCCACCTTCTACTGCGGCCAAGCAAATCCCATCTCCACGTTCCGACAG acgTTCCATAATAAGCCGATCGCTCCATCATTCCATGTCACCTGTTCCCACGCCGAACACGCTGACCGTCCAGGTTCCTCATGTCAAGGCAGTTTCCAATCAAGGGCAGTCGTTGCCGAATCTTTTGTCGATTGCTGTACCCGTTCCGATCACTCCAGCCTCAGGAACTTCATCAGGACAGG GGTCGTCGCTTAGTGTGTCCGGCCGCGTCCACTCGGCTTCTGCTTTAAATCAGAGGGGCGTTTCATACCCTCCGCCTTCACCACGAGGTCTGACCCGAGCACAGCCCGTCCCACAGTCCCGCAATCCTCCCCTTGTTAAAACCCGTCGTTTGGCCTCCGTAGCCGGACTCATTAATGTCAACATCTCTGATTCTACCATTCAACATTCGGCTACGGTTGAAGCCACCAATCCTAATGTGGATCTAAGAAACTTGACAA ACGGGATTGGTCCCACAACTCCGGAAATCGTGACCGAATCGTTTGATTTAAACGAAGTCGGTGCAGAACTGGAAGACGAGCTAGTCGATGCTGAATACGAAGACTCACATCGGCAGCTCTTGAACGCGGCGCTAGCCAAGCGTTTGTCGAGGAATGAACGTTTGGATCATCGTAGATATCACACTGCTGGAGCCATCGAAGACATCAAA AAACAGGATGCCAAGAACCACAGTATTCATAAACGCCTTTCTTGGAACTATGGACAGCAAGCAAATCAAACAGTGTCGCCCAATTCCAGCTTGTCGACGAGTAGACTTCTTCGTTCTGGTTTAATGG GAAGCGCCACCAATTCTGATTCCATGCTCAGCTTCAGTTCCAGTGGTGTTAGTAGCACCGGGTCATTGCATATGAGCACTGCTTCGGAGGTTGAAGATGTATTGGAACTTGAACCAGATGTCAATTATAAAATGCACATCTCATCAACGTACATTTGTAACTCTGAACTGCCAAAGACCGAAGGAACTAATGTTCAGGTGCGACCTTTCCAAGACAAACAATCTCACAATATTCTG ccgTGCTCTCGAGCAGGGCCACCGCTGCCACCTCCACGAAGTCTACCAGTACCGGCATCTTTGCCTTTGTCAGGAGATCTTCGACTTGATGTTTCAGaa gtTTGCGACGGAATTTCGTCGGTGCAAATCACCGTTTCCGGCGCAGAATGTTGCTCGTCTCCAAACGCTACTTCACCAACGGTTAATGGGAAACCATCGCGAGCGGATTTAATCCGAATGAAAGATCTTATAATGGGAGACACGTCTATGGAAGCCTC tgaaGTGTAA
- the LOC124340783 gene encoding pleckstrin homology domain-containing family G member 5-like isoform X6 translates to MFPGIGRARWLLNTTIPHISVLECADNEDQEFSAVLEDQVPRVNPPPHKTHPDGIGHQVAKSSLALAVSLPSINNFHSDAELEELRPSEEEIGGLASPKRPEQRRVTKLKRRKAYYRHKKDGRSKSLTHIDTLDPGMLVSRENSGDSRSEPDSTMQLAGGSQDRLTVPAMATPALSSPIVSTVVALTNAAPTNASTPTTDESSATDPAMRRRRLSNLYKITSSEYFSVSFDCLEEPGPEEFVAASKGTSLREALAAVCMRRGVDLSNVNVYLDSSKTPLSLITTETFWLGGKHLRIKAKDGVKSPVRNVVSKPLLQHQSSRKSSGSNRSGKTSRALSGATSTEDPTAIGGDCPAHPVSGNLPVSMANLGGSGSHEGSLKGKGVKAPTRWSGLFGSTYKDTKMDLLADQLNDYSRHGIPRLPHLLTFEADEDTEEALYSLEEDWKLIVMDWTLLPERQRQQQNAIWELVQTEVAYLRTLKVITDLFMACLCNLQAAQILNEIDTERLFSNLPEIYVANRQFWAEHVFPMLKNARSARAPLDPTSLRDGFLKFDELFHPYTKYCLDQSQCQQYCKEKDHDNELFKAYLAWCETQRDCNRLRLMDILVKPMQRLTKYSLLLKAVHKKTDAEEHKPVVIEMIQSVESFVGQVNSALRQRHEQERLREILSRIESYDVVETKDEEVERLVKSHCDLDLTKPMPFCSENQRRYLLIEGDLKLRDQGTSKMDVHCFLFTDVLLICKPVARKAERVKVIRPPCLVDRLVVIELARDPAGLGLVYLNELGTASAAFSLHASEPKQSKVWLEHLRKSQELYRDAKATAAATAAHPDPSLYYDEDDDLDYPHSALLVARSPRGSSRGSRGSSLINSHRISPSLPFLTAENDELNVAVGSVDMNDPSNVNRGNLVESLEIKRASSASSEESGPHPPSTAAKQIPSPRSDRRSIISRSLHHSMSPVPTPNTLTVQVPHVKAVSNQGQSLPNLLSIAVPVPITPASGTSSGQGSSLSVSGRVHSASALNQRGVSYPPPSPRGLTRAQPVPQSRNPPLVKTRRLASVAGLINVNISDSTIQHSATVEATNPNVDLRNLTNGIGPTTPEIVTESFDLNEVGAELEDELVDAEYEDSHRQLLNAALAKRLSRNERLDHRRYHTAGAIEDIKKQDAKNHSIHKRLSWNYGQQANQTVSPNSSLSTSRLLRSGLMGSATNSDSMLSFSSSGVSSTGSLHMSTASEVEDVLELEPDVNYKMHISSTYICNSELPKTEGTNVQVRPFQDKQSHNILPCSRAGPPLPPPRSLPVPASLPLSGDLRLDVSEVCDGISSVQITVSGAECCSSPNATSPTVNGKPSRADLIRMKDLIMGDTSMEASEV, encoded by the exons ggTCGCTCTAAAAGTTTAACCCACATAGACACCTTGGATCCGGGCATGTTGGTGTCGCGAGAGAATTCCGGGGACAGCCGCTCAGAGCCGGATTCGACTATGCAATTGGCTGGCGGTTCACAGGACCGATTGACAGTACCGGCAATGGCGACTCCGGCCCTCTCTAGTCCCATCGTTTCGACCGTCGTGGCGTTGACGAATGCCGCGCCTACCAACGCATCCACGCCGACTACGGACGAGTCGAGCGCCACAGATCCGGCCATGAGGCGTAGGCGGTTATCTAATCTTTATAAG ATCACGAGCTCCGAGTACTTCAGTGTCAGCTTTGACTGTTTGGAGGAGCCCGGACCAGAAGAATTTGTGGCCGCCTCCAAAGGGACCAGCTTAAG AGAGGCGTTGGCGGCCGTCTGCATGAGGCGTGGCGTTGATCTGTCAAACGTCAATGTCTATTTGGATTCATCCAAAACACCTCTTTCTTTGATAACGACCGAGACTTTCTGGCTGGGTGGCAAACACCTTCGGATCAAAG CCAAAGATGGCGTCAAAAGTCCGGTGCGAAATGTGGTCTCCAAGCCTCTGTTGCAGCATCAATCTTCCAGGAAAAGTTCTGGG AGTAATCGAAGCGGAAAGACGAGCCGAGCGCTTAGCGGCGCGACGAGCACCGAGGATCCGACGGCGATAGGTGGCGATTGTCCAGCCCACCCGGTTTCCGGAAATCTGCCCGTGAGCATGGCCAACTTGGGTGGCAGCGGCTCTCACGAAGGATCACTAAAAGGAAAAGGTGTCAAAGCCCCCACTCGATGGAGTGGGCTCTTTGGCTCCACTTACAAG GACACGAAGATGGACCTACTCGCCGATCAATTGAATGATTACAGCCGGCACGGTATCCCACGATTACCTCATCTCCTAACTTTCGAAGCCGACGAGGACACTGAAGAGGCACTCTACAG TTTGGAGGAAGACTGGAAACTGATCGTGATGGACTGGACTTTGCTGCCGGAACGACAGCGTCAACAGCAGAACGCCATTTGGGAACTCGTTCAGACTGAAGTGGCTTATCTACGGACCCTAAAAGTCATCACTGAC TTGTTCATGGCGTGTCTGTGCAATCTCCAAGCGGCCCAGATCCTCAACGAGATCGACACGGAGCGACTCTTCTCTAATTTGCCAGAGATTTATGTTGCGAACAGGCAATTTTGGGCCGAGCACGTATTCCCCATGCTCAAGAACGCACGCAGTGCCAGAGCCCCGCTCGATCCTACTTCCCTCCGAGACGGATTCCTGAAG TTTGACGAATTGTTCCACCCATACACCAAATACTGCCTGGACCAGAGCCAATGCCAGCAATACTGCAAGGAGAAAGATCACGATAACGAACTTTTCAAAGCCTATTTAGCG TGGTGCGAGACGCAGCGCGACTGCAACCGCCTTAGACTGATGGACATCCTGGTCAAACCCATGCAGCGACTTACCAAATATTCTCTCCTCCTCAAAGCCGTCCACAAGAAGACGGATGCTGAAGAGCACAAACCCGTTGTTATCGAAATG ATCCAAAGTGTCGAGTCATTCGTCGGTCAAGTCAACTCGGCTCTGAGACAACGGCACGAACAAGAACGCCTACGCGAAATCCTCTCTCGCATCGAATCGTATGACGTCGTCGAGACCAAGGACGAAGAAGTGGAACGTCTCGTCAAATCCCACTGCGATTTGGACCTTACCAAACCGATGCCCTTCTGCTCTGAAAACCAAAGACGCTATCTGCTGATTGAGGGCGATTTGAAACTACGCGATCAG GGAACCTCGAAGATGGACGTCCACTGTTTTCTCTTCACTGACGTTCTGCTCATTTGCAAACCAGTGGCCCGCAAAGCAGAAAGAGTCAAAGTGATTAGGCCACCTTGTTTGGTTGACCGGTTGGTTGTGATTGAGCTGGCGCGCGATCCCGCCGGTCTTGGCCTTGTCTATCTCAACGAGCTGGGAACGGCGTCGGCTGCCTTTTCTCTACACGCCTCCGAACCTAAACAGAGCAAAGTGTGGCTGGAGCATCTTCGCAAATCACAAGAACTTTATCGTGATGCTAAAGCGACAGCTGCTGCCACGGCCGCCCATCCCGATCCTTCACTCTATTACGATGAGGACGACGATCTTGATTATCCTCATTCTGCGTTGCTAGTGGCGCGCAGTCCCAGAGGTTCAAGCCGGGGTAGCCGTGGATCCTCGTTAATTAATTCGCACAG GATCAGCCCATCGCTCCCGTTCTTGACTGCTGAGAATGACGAGTTGAATGTTGCTGT CGGCTCAGTCGATATGAACGATCCATCAAATGTTAATCGAGGCAACCTGGTGGAGTCGCTGGAGATTAAACGAGCTTCGAGTGCGTCGTCCGAAGAAAGTGGACCACATCCACCTTCTACTGCGGCCAAGCAAATCCCATCTCCACGTTCCGACAG acgTTCCATAATAAGCCGATCGCTCCATCATTCCATGTCACCTGTTCCCACGCCGAACACGCTGACCGTCCAGGTTCCTCATGTCAAGGCAGTTTCCAATCAAGGGCAGTCGTTGCCGAATCTTTTGTCGATTGCTGTACCCGTTCCGATCACTCCAGCCTCAGGAACTTCATCAGGACAGG GGTCGTCGCTTAGTGTGTCCGGCCGCGTCCACTCGGCTTCTGCTTTAAATCAGAGGGGCGTTTCATACCCTCCGCCTTCACCACGAGGTCTGACCCGAGCACAGCCCGTCCCACAGTCCCGCAATCCTCCCCTTGTTAAAACCCGTCGTTTGGCCTCCGTAGCCGGACTCATTAATGTCAACATCTCTGATTCTACCATTCAACATTCGGCTACGGTTGAAGCCACCAATCCTAATGTGGATCTAAGAAACTTGACAA ACGGGATTGGTCCCACAACTCCGGAAATCGTGACCGAATCGTTTGATTTAAACGAAGTCGGTGCAGAACTGGAAGACGAGCTAGTCGATGCTGAATACGAAGACTCACATCGGCAGCTCTTGAACGCGGCGCTAGCCAAGCGTTTGTCGAGGAATGAACGTTTGGATCATCGTAGATATCACACTGCTGGAGCCATCGAAGACATCAAA AAACAGGATGCCAAGAACCACAGTATTCATAAACGCCTTTCTTGGAACTATGGACAGCAAGCAAATCAAACAGTGTCGCCCAATTCCAGCTTGTCGACGAGTAGACTTCTTCGTTCTGGTTTAATGG GAAGCGCCACCAATTCTGATTCCATGCTCAGCTTCAGTTCCAGTGGTGTTAGTAGCACCGGGTCATTGCATATGAGCACTGCTTCGGAGGTTGAAGATGTATTGGAACTTGAACCAGATGTCAATTATAAAATGCACATCTCATCAACGTACATTTGTAACTCTGAACTGCCAAAGACCGAAGGAACTAATGTTCAGGTGCGACCTTTCCAAGACAAACAATCTCACAATATTCTG ccgTGCTCTCGAGCAGGGCCACCGCTGCCACCTCCACGAAGTCTACCAGTACCGGCATCTTTGCCTTTGTCAGGAGATCTTCGACTTGATGTTTCAGaa gtTTGCGACGGAATTTCGTCGGTGCAAATCACCGTTTCCGGCGCAGAATGTTGCTCGTCTCCAAACGCTACTTCACCAACGGTTAATGGGAAACCATCGCGAGCGGATTTAATCCGAATGAAAGATCTTATAATGGGAGACACGTCTATGGAAGCCTC tgaaGTGTAA